A stretch of the Festucalex cinctus isolate MCC-2025b chromosome 20, RoL_Fcin_1.0, whole genome shotgun sequence genome encodes the following:
- the scrib gene encoding protein scribble homolog isoform X8, translated as MLKCIPLWRCNRHVESVDKRHCNLQAVPDEVFRYSRSLEELLLDANQLKELPKPFFRLLNLRKLGLSDNEIQRLPPEVANFMQLVELDISRNDIPEIPESIKFCRALEIADFSGNPLSRLPDGFTQLRALAHLALNEVSLQTLPGDMGNLANLVTLELRENLLKCLPTSLSFLVKLEQLDLGSNELEELPDTLGALPNLRELWLDRNQLSSLPPELGNLRRLVCLDVSENRLDELPSELDGLQALTDLLLTQNLLEVIPDSIGCLKQLSILKVDQNRLTHLTDSIGECENLTELVLTENLLQTLPRSLGKLKKLTNLNVDRNRLGGVPMELGGCASLNVLSLRDNRLAKLPAKLADATELHVLDVAGNRLQNLPFALTNLNLKAMWLAENQSQPMLKFQTEDDERTGEKVLTCYLLPQQPSPSLENLLQNSVDDSWTDSNLNRVSVIQFQEEAKDEDEDDEAAAERRGLQRRATPHPSELKVMKKVIEDRRNEVFASRPEGDDPSSDVQEKRLSDLSNQSHDSQVSDSTLSANSHEDRREVAVPSHREDLVDGHSHHEEEDLDEMEVEYIEPTVHFAEEPIIRRGDDDYNDVEEDGERSDEDDEDDDRPALPAEKQRLIRKDTPHYKKHYKITKLPKPETVAALLQGFNPDSLGSPAEGAGDGHEEGDEEEEDEEEEGVGTPRLRRRTETSEMDDSRYHVNCSQVKGVSFDQVNNLLIEPARIEEEEHTLTILRQTGGLGISIAGGKGSTPYKGDDEGIFISRVSEEGPAARAGVKVGDKLLEVNGVDLHEAEHHSAVEALRSSGEAVSMTVLRERMVEPENAITTTPLRPEDDYFPRERRSGLAFGAEGPLQRLSACLVRNDKGLGFSIAGGKGSTPYRTGDTGIYISRIAEGGAAHRDSTLRIGDRVISINGVDMTEARHDQAVALLTGTSPTIALLVERDPNAPRSPGLSRQRAHSPPPPEPSDSPDQDEDGLQGNHLGRMEDEYPIEEVMLVKSGGPLGLSIVGGSDHASHPFGINEPGVFISKVIPHGLACQSGLRVGDRILEVNAIDLRHATHQEAVRALLANKQEIRMLVRRDPSPPGMQEIVINKQPGEKLGISIRGGAKGHAGNPFDSTDEGIFISKVSSSGAAARDSRLQVGMRILEVNNHSLLGMTHTEAVRVLRAVGDSLVMLVCDGFDPRKVPAADSNPNEEPYASPGIIANPFASGIVRKNSMESISSIDRDLSPEEIDIMQKESEMVRETSQWEKEEMEKVERMRLEREEATRLLEEETENIGTGPLKLDYKTLAALPTTSLQKINRFSPPLSPTTPMAAPLQAQYGAPLEPLGFSLSHPTNPHADQASSTSLFPSKDDSVGSTATLNLSEDCEESLVDSQPICFKENPFLVANRKGKGLPPGQQILSGPPVGYGKQGQLQPWLFSKAPSSDYTKTESPIRDASYSPTIQPPSHHSSNSSLSSGRETRFASIHFTSTPNTKDHTSSSTRPGAILPVGRVRPSASPVTPDGLSPSPFQHGPSPFNSQTSPRAPSPTSHYELPMNAKQAYKAFAAVPRSLAALEPEQELYGVRNNFHAKQVSPESPSPSGKDSPEQRSFRDRQKYFEIDVKQQTPDKPKPRVSLVGEDDLKKMREEEERKFEQRAREYLLDEEDEDDEEDLAKHVAQMKVTGKVLLDGVEYDVEPVTTPAKLYATPPSYSGSSRPSSVDSKGDTARNSLDDSFRLEQRPNSMTGLIPVYGVDSAAPIRTAKAERRHQERLRMQSPELAVAPDKDLSPAEKRALEAEKRAMWRAARMKSLEQDALKAQMVIAKSRDGKKRSTLDQLAESPSPAPTPSPAPTPSPTPMEELISPRGLTSPGRLSLSSKRFDYRQFAAIPSSKPVYDIQSPDAVDDMQFIDDGSQHPGPAPGPETDMPVPATSALEEMALYSNKRKLRQGRRSLETAVPT; from the exons CCTTTCTTCCGACTACTGAACCTCCGGAAGCTGGGCCTGAGCGACAATGAGATCCAGAGACTGCCCCCCGAAGTGGCCAACTTCATGCAGCTGGTGGAGCTGGACATATCCAGAAATG ACATTCCCGAGATCCCCGAGAGCATTAAGTTTTGCCGGGCCTTGGAGATCGCCGACTTCAGTGGAAACCCCCTCTCCAG ATTGCCGGATGGTTTCACTCAGCTGCGAGCGCTGGCTCACTTAGCACTCAACGAGGTGTCGTTGCAGACTCTGCCCGGCGACATGGGAAA TCTGGCCAACCTGGTGACGCTGGAGCTGAGGGAGAACCTGCTCAAGTGTCTGCCCAC GTCGCTGTCCTTCCTGGTGAAACTGGAACAGCTGGACCTGGGCAGCAACGAACTGGAAGAGTTG CCGGATACGCTTGGTGCACTGCCCAACCTGAGGGAGCTTTGGCTGGACCGGAACCAGTTGTCCTCGTTACCACCG gagctaGGGAACCTCCGTAGATTGGTATGTCTGGACGTGTCCGAGAATCGCCTGGATGAACTTCCCTCCGAGCTGGACGGCCTCCAGGCCCTCACCGACCTGCTGCTCACTCAGAACCTGCTGGAGGTCATTCCGGACAGCATAg GTTGTCTGAAGCAACTGTCCATCCTCAAGGTGGACCAGAACAGACTGACTCACCTGACCGACTCCATCGGAGAGTGTGAGAACCTGACCGAGCTGGTCCTGACCGAGAACCTCCTCCAG ACGCTTCCTCGCTCGCTGGGCAAGCTGAAGAAGCTGACCAACTTGAACGTGGACCGCAACCGGCTGGGCGGCGTGCCCATGGAGCTGGGCGGCTGCGCCAGCCTCAACGTGCTCTCGCTGCGCGACAACCGTCTGGCCAAGCTGCCCGCCAAGCTCGCCGACGCCACCGAGCTGCACGTGCTGGACGTGGCCGGGAACAG attacaaaatcttcctTTTGCCTTGACAAACCTCAATCTGAAGGCCATGTGGCTGGCAGAGAACCAGTCGCAGCCGATGCTCAAGTTCCAAACCGAAGATGACGAGCGCACGGGGGAGAAAGTGTTGACCTGCTACTTGCTGCCTCAGCAGCCTTCGCCCAGCCTCG AGAACCTGCTGCAGAACAGCGTGGACGACAGCTGGACGGACAGCAACCTGAACAGAGTGTCGGTCATACAGTTCCAGGAAGAGGCCAaagacgaggacgaggacgatgAGGCCGCCGCCGAGCGTAGG GGCCTTCAGCGTCGAGCCACACCACATCCTAGCGAGCTAAAGGTGATGAAAAAAGTGATCGAGGACCGACGGAACGAAGTGTTCGCGTCCAGGCCCGAAGGAGACGATCCATCCTCCGACGTGCAG GAGAAACGACTCAGCGACCTCTCCAATCAGAGCCACGACTCGCAGGTGTCCGACAGCACTCTGTCGGCCAACTCCCACGAGGACAGGCGAGAGGTCGCCGTGCCGTCCCACAGAGAGGACCTGGTGGATGGGCACTCCCATCACGAGGAGGAGGACCTGGATGAGATGGAAGTGGAGTACATTGAG CCCACCGTGCACTTTGCCGAGGAGCCCATAATCCGCAGGGGGGACGACGACTACAACGACGTGGAGGAAGACGGCGAGAGGAgcgacgaggacgacgaggacgacgacaGGCCGGCCCTCCCTGCCGAGAAGCAGCGGCTCATCCGCAAGGACACGCCGCACTACAAGAAGCACTACAAGATCACCAAGCTGCCCAAACCCGAGACGGTGGCCGCCCTGCTGCAGGGATTCAACCCCGACAGCCTCGGCTCGCCCGCCGAGGGTGCGGGGGACGGGCACGAGGAgggggatgaggaggaggaggatgaggaggaggagggcgtcGGCACCCCTCGATTACGGCGCAGGACGGAGACATCGGAGATGGACGACAGCCGATACCATGTCAACTGCAGTCAAGTCAAG GGGGTGTCATTTGATCAAGTCAATAATCTGCTGATTGAACCTGCTCGAATTGAGGAGGAAGAG CACACCTTAACCATCCTGCGGCAAACGGGCGGCCTCGGCATCAGCATCGCCGGCGGGAAAGGCTCCACGCCGTACAAGGGGGACGACGAG GGGATCTTCATCTCCAGAGTTTCTGAGGAAGGTCCTGCAGCCAGAGCAGGAGTTAAAGTGGGAGACAAATTGCTTGAG GTGAACGGCGTGGACCTCCACGAGGCCGAGCACCACTCGGCCGTGGAGGCCCTGCGCAGCTCCGGGGAGGCCGTCTCCATGACGGTGCTCCGCGAGCGCATGGTGGAGCCGGAGAACGCCATCACCACCACGCCGCTCAGGCCCGAAGACGACTACTTCCCGCGGGAGAGGCGCAGCGGGCTGGCCTTCGGCGCCGAGGGGCCCCTGCAGCGCCTCTCCGCCTGCCTGGTGCGCAACGACAAGGGGCTGGGCTTCAGCATCGCCGGGGGGAAGGGATCCACGCCGTACCGCACTGGGGACACG GGGATCTACATCTCTCGCATTGCAGAGGGGGGAGCAGCCCACCGAGACAGCACGTTACGGATAGGCGACAGGGTCATCTCC ATCAATGGTGTAGACATGACAGAGGCCAGACATGACCAGGCAGTAGCGCTCCTTACCGGCACCTCCCCCACTATCGCCCTCCTGGTGGAGCGAGACCCCAACGCCCCGCGCTCTCCGGGCCTGTCCCGGCAGCGGGCCCACTCGCCGCCGCCCCCGGAGCCCTCCGATTCCCCGGACCAGGACGAAGACGGCCTGCAGGGGAACCACCTGGGCCGGATGGAGGATGAGTACCCCATTGAG GAAGTGATGCTGGTCAAGTCAGGCGGGCCCCTCGGCTTGAGCATCGTCGGGGGCAGCGACCACGCTAGCCACCCCTTCGGCATCAACGAACCTGGCGTGTTCATCTCAAAG GTGATCCCTCACGGTTTGGCGTGTCAAAGCGGGTTGCGCGTGGGCGACCGCATCCTGGAGGTGAACGCCATCGACCTGCGCCACGCGACGCACCAAGAGGCCGTGCGGGCTCTGCTGGCCAACAAGCAGGAGATCCGGATGCTGGTGCGCAGAGATCCGTCGCCGCCAGGGATGCAG GAAATTGTGATCAATAAGCAGCCGGGGGAGAAACTAGGGATCAGTATACGGGGAGGAGCTAAAGGCCACGCAGGAAATCCTTTTGACTCGACAGATGAGGGCATCTTCATATCCAAG gtgagctcaaGTGGCGCGGCCGCCCGGGACAGCCGCCTCCAGGTGGGCATGCGCATCCTGGAGGTGAACAATCACAGCCTGCTGGGCATGACGCACACGGAGGCCGTGCGAGTGCTGCGGGCCGTGGGCGACTCCCTGGTCATGCTGGTGTGCGACGGCTTCGACCCTCGTAAAGTGCCCGCGGCGGACTCCAATCCCAACGAGGAGCCTTAC GCATCTCCCGGCATCATCGCCAACCCTTTTGCGTCAGGCATCGTTCGTAAGAACAGTATGGAGAGCATCTCTTCTATCGACAGAGACCTGAGCCCAGAGGAGATTGACATCATGCAAAAG GAGTCTGAGATGGTGAGGGAGACGTCGCAGTGGGAGAAGGAAGAGATGGAGAAAGTG GAGCGTATGCGCTTGGAGCGAGAGGAGGCAACTCGCCTGCTTGAAGAGGAGACAGAG AACATTGGCACTGGACCATTAAAACTGGACTACAAAACCTTGGCAGCGTTGCCCACCACCAGCCTACAGAAGATCAATCGG TTCTCTCCTCCTCTAAGTCCAACCACCCCCATGGCGGCCCCCCTGCAAGCCCAGTACGGCGCCCCGTTAGAGCCTCTGGGCTTCAGCTTAAGCCACCCCACAAACCCCCACGCGGACCAGGCCTCGTCCACCAGTTTATTCCCCTCCAAAGACGACAGCGTCGGCTCGACGGCGACTCTGAATCTGTCGGAGGATTGTGAGGAGTCTCTGGTGGACTCGCAGCCCATCTGTTTCAAGGAGAACCCCTTTTTAGTGGCCAACCGCAAAGGCAAGGGTCTGCCGCCGGGCCAGCAAATCCTTTCGGGACCACCGGTGGGCTACGGGAAGCAGGGCCAACTTCAACCTTGGTTGTTCAGCAAG GCTCCCTCATCTGATTACACCAAGACCGAGAGTCCAATCAGAGACGCCTCCTACTCTCCGACCATCCAGCCG CCCAGCCACCACTCTTCCAACAGCTCCCTGTCTTCCGGCAGGGAGACCCGCTTC GCAAGCATTCATTTCACTTCCACCCCCAACACCAAGGACCACACTTCATCCTCT ACACGACCGGGCGCCATCCTGCCTGTCGGGCGCGTGAGGCCGAGCGCCTCCCCGGTCACTCCGGACGGCCTCAGCCCCAGCCCCTTCCAGCATGGCCCCTCTCCCTTCAACTCTCAGACCTCT CCTCGCGCCCCCTCCCCTACCTCGCACTACGAGTTGCCCATGAACGCCAAGCAGGCGTACAAGGCGTTTGCCGCCGTGCCTCGCTCGCTGGCGGCGCTGGAGCCGGAGCAG GAATTGTATGGTGTGAGGAACAATTTCCATGCCAAGCAGGTTTCTCCAGAG AGTCCATCGCCCAGCGGTAAAGACAGCCCCGAGCAGCGCTCCTTCCGGGACCGTCAGAAATACTTTGAGATCGACGTGAAGCAGCAGACGCCCGACAAGCCCAAGCCTCGTGTCTCGCTGGTCGGCGAGGACGACCTCAAGAAGATGAGGGAGGAGGAAG AGCGTAAATTTGAGCAGCGAGCACGGGAGTACCTGCTGGACGAagaggacgaggacgacgaggagGACCTGGCCAAGCACGTGGCGCAGATGAAGGTGACGGGCAAGGTGCTGCTGGATGGAGTGGAGTACGACGTGGAGCCCGTGACCACGCCGGCGAAGCTGTATGCCACGCCGCCCAGCTACAGCGGGAGTTCACG GCCTTCGTCCGTGGACAGTAAAGGAGACACGGCGAGGAATTCGTTGGATGACAGCTTCAGACTGGAGCAGCGGCCCAATTCCATGACTGG tttgATCCCCGTGTACGGCGTCGACTCGGCCGCTCCCATTCGCACCGCCAAAGCCGAGCGCCGGCACCAGGAGAGGCTCCGCATGCAGAGTCCCGAGTTGGCCGTAGCGCCGGACAAGGACCTCTCCCCCGCCGAGAAGCGAGCCCTGGAGGCCGAGAAGAGAGCCATgtggagggcggcacg GATGAAGTCTCTGGAGCAGGACGCGCTCAAAGCTCAGATGGTCATCGCCAAGTCTCGGGACGGGAAGAAACGAAGCACCCTGGACCAACTGGCCGAGTCGCCTTCGCCGGCGCCCACGCCCTCGCCAGCGCCCACGCCCTCGCCCACCCCGATGGAAG
- the scrib gene encoding protein scribble homolog isoform X10, translating to MLKCIPLWRCNRHVESVDKRHCNLQAVPDEVFRYSRSLEELLLDANQLKELPKPFFRLLNLRKLGLSDNEIQRLPPEVANFMQLVELDISRNDIPEIPESIKFCRALEIADFSGNPLSRLPDGFTQLRALAHLALNEVSLQTLPGDMGNLANLVTLELRENLLKCLPTSLSFLVKLEQLDLGSNELEELPDTLGALPNLRELWLDRNQLSSLPPELGNLRRLVCLDVSENRLDELPSELDGLQALTDLLLTQNLLEVIPDSIGCLKQLSILKVDQNRLTHLTDSIGECENLTELVLTENLLQTLPRSLGKLKKLTNLNVDRNRLGGVPMELGGCASLNVLSLRDNRLAKLPAKLADATELHVLDVAGNRLQNLPFALTNLNLKAMWLAENQSQPMLKFQTEDDERTGEKVLTCYLLPQQPSPSLENLLQNSVDDSWTDSNLNRVSVIQFQEEAKDEDEDDEAAAERRGLQRRATPHPSELKVMKKVIEDRRNEVFASRPEGDDPSSDVQEKRLSDLSNQSHDSQVSDSTLSANSHEDRREVAVPSHREDLVDGHSHHEEEDLDEMEVEYIEPTVHFAEEPIIRRGDDDYNDVEEDGERSDEDDEDDDRPALPAEKQRLIRKDTPHYKKHYKITKLPKPETVAALLQGFNPDSLGSPAEGAGDGHEEGDEEEEDEEEEGVGTPRLRRRTETSEMDDSRYHVNCSQVKGVSFDQVNNLLIEPARIEEEEHTLTILRQTGGLGISIAGGKGSTPYKGDDEGIFISRVSEEGPAARAGVKVGDKLLEVNGVDLHEAEHHSAVEALRSSGEAVSMTVLRERMVEPENAITTTPLRPEDDYFPRERRSGLAFGAEGPLQRLSACLVRNDKGLGFSIAGGKGSTPYRTGDTGIYISRIAEGGAAHRDSTLRIGDRVISINGVDMTEARHDQAVALLTGTSPTIALLVERDPNAPRSPGLSRQRAHSPPPPEPSDSPDQDEDGLQGNHLGRMEDEYPIEEVMLVKSGGPLGLSIVGGSDHASHPFGINEPGVFISKVIPHGLACQSGLRVGDRILEVNAIDLRHATHQEAVRALLANKQEIRMLVRRDPSPPGMQEIVINKQPGEKLGISIRGGAKGHAGNPFDSTDEGIFISKVSSSGAAARDSRLQVGMRILEVNNHSLLGMTHTEAVRVLRAVGDSLVMLVCDGFDPRKVPAADSNPNEEPYASPGIIANPFASGIVRKNSMESISSIDRDLSPEEIDIMQKESEMVRETSQWEKEEMEKVERMRLEREEATRLLEEETENIGTGPLKLDYKTLAALPTTSLQKINRFSPPLSPTTPMAAPLQAQYGAPLEPLGFSLSHPTNPHADQASSTSLFPSKDDSVGSTATLNLSEDCEESLVDSQPICFKENPFLVANRKGKGLPPGQQILSGPPVGYGKQGQLQPWLFSKAPSSDYTKTESPIRDASYSPTIQPPSHHSSNSSLSSGRETRFASIHFTSTPNTKDHTSSSTRPGAILPVGRVRPSASPVTPDGLSPSPFQHGPSPFNSQTSELYGVRNNFHAKQVSPESPSPSGKDSPEQRSFRDRQKYFEIDVKQQTPDKPKPRVSLVGEDDLKKMREEEERKFEQRAREYLLDEEDEDDEEDLAKHVAQMKVTGKVLLDGVEYDVEPVTTPAKLYATPPSYSGSSRPSSVDSKGDTARNSLDDSFRLEQRPNSMTGLIPVYGVDSAAPIRTAKAERRHQERLRMQSPELAVAPDKDLSPAEKRALEAEKRAMWRAARMKSLEQDALKAQMVIAKSRDGKKRSTLDQLAESPSPAPTPSPAPTPSPTPMEELISPRGLTSPGRLSLSSKRFDYRQFAAIPSSKPVYDIQSPDAVDDMQFIDDGSQHPGPAPGPETDMPVPATSALEEMALYSNKRKLRQGRRSLETAVPT from the exons CCTTTCTTCCGACTACTGAACCTCCGGAAGCTGGGCCTGAGCGACAATGAGATCCAGAGACTGCCCCCCGAAGTGGCCAACTTCATGCAGCTGGTGGAGCTGGACATATCCAGAAATG ACATTCCCGAGATCCCCGAGAGCATTAAGTTTTGCCGGGCCTTGGAGATCGCCGACTTCAGTGGAAACCCCCTCTCCAG ATTGCCGGATGGTTTCACTCAGCTGCGAGCGCTGGCTCACTTAGCACTCAACGAGGTGTCGTTGCAGACTCTGCCCGGCGACATGGGAAA TCTGGCCAACCTGGTGACGCTGGAGCTGAGGGAGAACCTGCTCAAGTGTCTGCCCAC GTCGCTGTCCTTCCTGGTGAAACTGGAACAGCTGGACCTGGGCAGCAACGAACTGGAAGAGTTG CCGGATACGCTTGGTGCACTGCCCAACCTGAGGGAGCTTTGGCTGGACCGGAACCAGTTGTCCTCGTTACCACCG gagctaGGGAACCTCCGTAGATTGGTATGTCTGGACGTGTCCGAGAATCGCCTGGATGAACTTCCCTCCGAGCTGGACGGCCTCCAGGCCCTCACCGACCTGCTGCTCACTCAGAACCTGCTGGAGGTCATTCCGGACAGCATAg GTTGTCTGAAGCAACTGTCCATCCTCAAGGTGGACCAGAACAGACTGACTCACCTGACCGACTCCATCGGAGAGTGTGAGAACCTGACCGAGCTGGTCCTGACCGAGAACCTCCTCCAG ACGCTTCCTCGCTCGCTGGGCAAGCTGAAGAAGCTGACCAACTTGAACGTGGACCGCAACCGGCTGGGCGGCGTGCCCATGGAGCTGGGCGGCTGCGCCAGCCTCAACGTGCTCTCGCTGCGCGACAACCGTCTGGCCAAGCTGCCCGCCAAGCTCGCCGACGCCACCGAGCTGCACGTGCTGGACGTGGCCGGGAACAG attacaaaatcttcctTTTGCCTTGACAAACCTCAATCTGAAGGCCATGTGGCTGGCAGAGAACCAGTCGCAGCCGATGCTCAAGTTCCAAACCGAAGATGACGAGCGCACGGGGGAGAAAGTGTTGACCTGCTACTTGCTGCCTCAGCAGCCTTCGCCCAGCCTCG AGAACCTGCTGCAGAACAGCGTGGACGACAGCTGGACGGACAGCAACCTGAACAGAGTGTCGGTCATACAGTTCCAGGAAGAGGCCAaagacgaggacgaggacgatgAGGCCGCCGCCGAGCGTAGG GGCCTTCAGCGTCGAGCCACACCACATCCTAGCGAGCTAAAGGTGATGAAAAAAGTGATCGAGGACCGACGGAACGAAGTGTTCGCGTCCAGGCCCGAAGGAGACGATCCATCCTCCGACGTGCAG GAGAAACGACTCAGCGACCTCTCCAATCAGAGCCACGACTCGCAGGTGTCCGACAGCACTCTGTCGGCCAACTCCCACGAGGACAGGCGAGAGGTCGCCGTGCCGTCCCACAGAGAGGACCTGGTGGATGGGCACTCCCATCACGAGGAGGAGGACCTGGATGAGATGGAAGTGGAGTACATTGAG CCCACCGTGCACTTTGCCGAGGAGCCCATAATCCGCAGGGGGGACGACGACTACAACGACGTGGAGGAAGACGGCGAGAGGAgcgacgaggacgacgaggacgacgacaGGCCGGCCCTCCCTGCCGAGAAGCAGCGGCTCATCCGCAAGGACACGCCGCACTACAAGAAGCACTACAAGATCACCAAGCTGCCCAAACCCGAGACGGTGGCCGCCCTGCTGCAGGGATTCAACCCCGACAGCCTCGGCTCGCCCGCCGAGGGTGCGGGGGACGGGCACGAGGAgggggatgaggaggaggaggatgaggaggaggagggcgtcGGCACCCCTCGATTACGGCGCAGGACGGAGACATCGGAGATGGACGACAGCCGATACCATGTCAACTGCAGTCAAGTCAAG GGGGTGTCATTTGATCAAGTCAATAATCTGCTGATTGAACCTGCTCGAATTGAGGAGGAAGAG CACACCTTAACCATCCTGCGGCAAACGGGCGGCCTCGGCATCAGCATCGCCGGCGGGAAAGGCTCCACGCCGTACAAGGGGGACGACGAG GGGATCTTCATCTCCAGAGTTTCTGAGGAAGGTCCTGCAGCCAGAGCAGGAGTTAAAGTGGGAGACAAATTGCTTGAG GTGAACGGCGTGGACCTCCACGAGGCCGAGCACCACTCGGCCGTGGAGGCCCTGCGCAGCTCCGGGGAGGCCGTCTCCATGACGGTGCTCCGCGAGCGCATGGTGGAGCCGGAGAACGCCATCACCACCACGCCGCTCAGGCCCGAAGACGACTACTTCCCGCGGGAGAGGCGCAGCGGGCTGGCCTTCGGCGCCGAGGGGCCCCTGCAGCGCCTCTCCGCCTGCCTGGTGCGCAACGACAAGGGGCTGGGCTTCAGCATCGCCGGGGGGAAGGGATCCACGCCGTACCGCACTGGGGACACG GGGATCTACATCTCTCGCATTGCAGAGGGGGGAGCAGCCCACCGAGACAGCACGTTACGGATAGGCGACAGGGTCATCTCC ATCAATGGTGTAGACATGACAGAGGCCAGACATGACCAGGCAGTAGCGCTCCTTACCGGCACCTCCCCCACTATCGCCCTCCTGGTGGAGCGAGACCCCAACGCCCCGCGCTCTCCGGGCCTGTCCCGGCAGCGGGCCCACTCGCCGCCGCCCCCGGAGCCCTCCGATTCCCCGGACCAGGACGAAGACGGCCTGCAGGGGAACCACCTGGGCCGGATGGAGGATGAGTACCCCATTGAG GAAGTGATGCTGGTCAAGTCAGGCGGGCCCCTCGGCTTGAGCATCGTCGGGGGCAGCGACCACGCTAGCCACCCCTTCGGCATCAACGAACCTGGCGTGTTCATCTCAAAG GTGATCCCTCACGGTTTGGCGTGTCAAAGCGGGTTGCGCGTGGGCGACCGCATCCTGGAGGTGAACGCCATCGACCTGCGCCACGCGACGCACCAAGAGGCCGTGCGGGCTCTGCTGGCCAACAAGCAGGAGATCCGGATGCTGGTGCGCAGAGATCCGTCGCCGCCAGGGATGCAG GAAATTGTGATCAATAAGCAGCCGGGGGAGAAACTAGGGATCAGTATACGGGGAGGAGCTAAAGGCCACGCAGGAAATCCTTTTGACTCGACAGATGAGGGCATCTTCATATCCAAG gtgagctcaaGTGGCGCGGCCGCCCGGGACAGCCGCCTCCAGGTGGGCATGCGCATCCTGGAGGTGAACAATCACAGCCTGCTGGGCATGACGCACACGGAGGCCGTGCGAGTGCTGCGGGCCGTGGGCGACTCCCTGGTCATGCTGGTGTGCGACGGCTTCGACCCTCGTAAAGTGCCCGCGGCGGACTCCAATCCCAACGAGGAGCCTTAC GCATCTCCCGGCATCATCGCCAACCCTTTTGCGTCAGGCATCGTTCGTAAGAACAGTATGGAGAGCATCTCTTCTATCGACAGAGACCTGAGCCCAGAGGAGATTGACATCATGCAAAAG GAGTCTGAGATGGTGAGGGAGACGTCGCAGTGGGAGAAGGAAGAGATGGAGAAAGTG GAGCGTATGCGCTTGGAGCGAGAGGAGGCAACTCGCCTGCTTGAAGAGGAGACAGAG AACATTGGCACTGGACCATTAAAACTGGACTACAAAACCTTGGCAGCGTTGCCCACCACCAGCCTACAGAAGATCAATCGG TTCTCTCCTCCTCTAAGTCCAACCACCCCCATGGCGGCCCCCCTGCAAGCCCAGTACGGCGCCCCGTTAGAGCCTCTGGGCTTCAGCTTAAGCCACCCCACAAACCCCCACGCGGACCAGGCCTCGTCCACCAGTTTATTCCCCTCCAAAGACGACAGCGTCGGCTCGACGGCGACTCTGAATCTGTCGGAGGATTGTGAGGAGTCTCTGGTGGACTCGCAGCCCATCTGTTTCAAGGAGAACCCCTTTTTAGTGGCCAACCGCAAAGGCAAGGGTCTGCCGCCGGGCCAGCAAATCCTTTCGGGACCACCGGTGGGCTACGGGAAGCAGGGCCAACTTCAACCTTGGTTGTTCAGCAAG GCTCCCTCATCTGATTACACCAAGACCGAGAGTCCAATCAGAGACGCCTCCTACTCTCCGACCATCCAGCCG CCCAGCCACCACTCTTCCAACAGCTCCCTGTCTTCCGGCAGGGAGACCCGCTTC GCAAGCATTCATTTCACTTCCACCCCCAACACCAAGGACCACACTTCATCCTCT ACACGACCGGGCGCCATCCTGCCTGTCGGGCGCGTGAGGCCGAGCGCCTCCCCGGTCACTCCGGACGGCCTCAGCCCCAGCCCCTTCCAGCATGGCCCCTCTCCCTTCAACTCTCAGACCTCT GAATTGTATGGTGTGAGGAACAATTTCCATGCCAAGCAGGTTTCTCCAGAG AGTCCATCGCCCAGCGGTAAAGACAGCCCCGAGCAGCGCTCCTTCCGGGACCGTCAGAAATACTTTGAGATCGACGTGAAGCAGCAGACGCCCGACAAGCCCAAGCCTCGTGTCTCGCTGGTCGGCGAGGACGACCTCAAGAAGATGAGGGAGGAGGAAG AGCGTAAATTTGAGCAGCGAGCACGGGAGTACCTGCTGGACGAagaggacgaggacgacgaggagGACCTGGCCAAGCACGTGGCGCAGATGAAGGTGACGGGCAAGGTGCTGCTGGATGGAGTGGAGTACGACGTGGAGCCCGTGACCACGCCGGCGAAGCTGTATGCCACGCCGCCCAGCTACAGCGGGAGTTCACG GCCTTCGTCCGTGGACAGTAAAGGAGACACGGCGAGGAATTCGTTGGATGACAGCTTCAGACTGGAGCAGCGGCCCAATTCCATGACTGG tttgATCCCCGTGTACGGCGTCGACTCGGCCGCTCCCATTCGCACCGCCAAAGCCGAGCGCCGGCACCAGGAGAGGCTCCGCATGCAGAGTCCCGAGTTGGCCGTAGCGCCGGACAAGGACCTCTCCCCCGCCGAGAAGCGAGCCCTGGAGGCCGAGAAGAGAGCCATgtggagggcggcacg GATGAAGTCTCTGGAGCAGGACGCGCTCAAAGCTCAGATGGTCATCGCCAAGTCTCGGGACGGGAAGAAACGAAGCACCCTGGACCAACTGGCCGAGTCGCCTTCGCCGGCGCCCACGCCCTCGCCAGCGCCCACGCCCTCGCCCACCCCGATGGAAG